A genomic window from Plasmodium chabaudi chabaudi strain AS genome assembly, chromosome: 8 includes:
- a CDS encoding peptide deformylase, putative, with translation MGLLEYYFFILGILFYCLRPCSSFLTVKNGNWCLRNNILREKKSKLRVHLISSKVNENDLKIVMYPNPVLRQKSEEVLYFDDNLKDLVRRMFKTMYESKGIGLSAPQVNISKRIIVWNALYEKRDEKNERVFINPSIIQESAVKNKLVEGCLSFPNIEAKVERPAIVSISYYDINGNKHLKVLKGIHARVFQHEYDHLNGVLFIDRITQSEKQKIKGKLNELVREFRAEYTEEPAI, from the exons ATGGGTTTATTagaatattatttctttatattgggtatattattttattgtttgaGACCCTGTTCATCATTTCTGACggtaaaaaatggaaactGGTGtttaagaaataatatattaagagaaaaaaaaagtaagtTAAGGGttcatttaatttcatcaaaagttaatgaaaatgatttgAAAATTGTGATGTATCCAAATCCCGTTCTTCGACAAAAGAGTGAGGAAGTACTTTACTTTGATGACAACTTGAAG gATCTGGTAAGAAGAATGTTTAAGACAATGTATGAAAGTAAAGGAATTGGATTATCAGCTCCTCAAGTTAATATCAGCAAACGAATAATTGTTTGGAATgcattatatgaaaaacgagatgaaaaaaacgaaCGGGTATTTATTAACCCATCAATAATACAAGAAAGTgcagtaaaaaataaattagtaGAAGGATGTTTATCATTTCCAAATATTGAAGCTAAAGTAGAAAGACCAGCCATTGTTTCGATTAGttattatgatataaatggaaataaacaTTTGAAAGTTTTAAAAGGAATACATGCTCGTGTTTTTCAACATGAATATGATCACCTTAATGGTGTTTTGTTTATTGATAGAATTACTCAAAGTgagaaacaaaaaattaaaggaAAATTGAATGAACTAGTAAGAGAATTCAGAGCTGAATATACAGAGGAACCAGCAATTTAA
- a CDS encoding apicoplast integral membrane protein, putative produces the protein MARMRVAFLFIIITIFIGEIIGKKYKNIKKYKIVRSYICNQYKSDNKYYAGYGKEKRLNKYRIKYNIKIKRLNGLLNIKEISLIKNVNFLSSINMVTSLGSMFIFMHILNYFKLINNTHRNALLEITDKICSKIFLFNTINDIINTNPQKNIPKYFIISLFSITQFIFHTLFSNVMSCLFYSRDQQNGKQIIETKYEDNNKGHNYLSEKGLSKCNEVANYIKSKNEDTLNNNCYNNSVKNDTNNSKQIETCEIERTNNMTNVSLLKHLCTLSHTGLIPIYIFNYMVKKLNYNNDNINIMINFYNLFNGILSKIYVNYFIKNSNIESSDDSSSTDKKINKWCTPLALLNNVFNNLFSYSLLISIFLKYIDKTNTIYDKSLKNVLLTFNNILPPSILIIISNIIYDGLKESCKISLKDLFFILNNKYVLTPSFFFVLSHLNDYFKLFKISKSLHLFLLVQAMTPPNYSIYFLSEKFSKLQNIKKTLCISYPIYLIPLFIYSFILFEYFKNKL, from the exons ATGGCAAGGATGCGCGTGGCTTTTCTGTTCATAATTATCACAATATTTATTGGAGAAATAAtagggaaaaaatataaaaatataaaaaagtacAAAATAGTAAGaagttatatatgcaaCCAATATAAAagtgataataaatattatgcaGGATatggaaaagaaaaacgattaaataaatatagaataaaatataatataaaaataaaaagactGAATggattattaaatataaaagaaataagtttaataaaaaatgtaaattttttatcgtCTATAAATATGGTTACAAGTTTAGGTagtatgtttatttttatgcatatactaaattattttaaattaataaataatacacaTAGAAATGCATTACTCGAAATTAcagataaaatatgttcaaaaatttttttgtttaatacaataaatgatataataaatacaaaccctcaaaaaaatattccgaaatattttattattagtcttttttcaattacacaatttatatttcaCACACTTTTTTCAAATGTAATGTCTTGTCTATTTTATTCGAGAGACCAACAAAATggaaaacaaattatagaaacaaaatatgaagataataataaaggaCATAACTATTTGTCGGAAAAAGGTTTAAGCAAATGTAACGAGGTagcaaattatataaaatcaaaaaacGAAGACACtttgaataataattgttATAACAATTCAGTAAAAAACGATACCAATAATTCTAAACAAATCGAAACATGCGAAATAGAaagaacaaataatatgacTAATGTTAGTCTACTAAAACATTTATGTACATTAAGTCATACAGGACTTAtacctatatatatatttaattatatggttaaaaaattgaattataataatgataatataaatataatgattaatttttataatttattcaatGGTATTCTTTCGAAGATATAtgttaattattttatcaaaaatagtaatattgAAAGTAGTGACGACTCATCTAGCACcgacaaaaaaataaataaatggtGCACCCCATTAGCTCTACTTAATAATGTATtcaataatttgttttcatattctcttttaatttctatatttttaaaatatatcgaCAAAACAAATACAATATATGACAAGTCACTAAAAAATGTCTTATTAACATTTAACAATATATTGCCACCATCTATACTTATAATCAtatcaaatataatatatgatgGATTGAAAGAGAGTTGTAAAATCTCTTTAAAagatttgttttttatattaaataataaatatgtctTAACCCCCTccttcttttttgttttatctcATCTCaatgattattttaaacTGTTTAAG ATTTCCAAAAGTTTGCATCTCTTTTTATTAGTTCAAGCAATGACCCCTCCGAATTatagcatatattttttaagt gagaaattttcaaaattacaaaatataaaaaagacatTATGTATTTCATAtccaatatatttaattccactgtttatttattcgttcatattatttgaatatttcAAGAACAAATtgtag
- a CDS encoding plasma membrane protein 1, putative, translated as MSRDIRWSSKICHLITIFILIINVKNILIKCFNHEGHEAIGMVTMSGLKNNQLYELKKILNGKDIVDIGRWCHLVHKKIKGAESMHYNLQNNDCQKAVFKCDNENGLCLLNSIKYFYNRLMETPNSNDKKNEKANEVTNGNSTTSTNQINFKYPKNINFTDSDSLKYLVSLIADMHQPLRISYKYDNGGKNVKIYYRNNQGTKIKSTLFEYIENDLINKMIEKYQSSWYSGWTHINRIYDQHKKDEMLFKEKGIDAIEIWATEIVSDFCYDFYLNNYVSDFLTNVNNELHFNINKEIEIQKDLEFQFERLIRLNILKAGSRIAIILNHIFANKSFSNFRKISELDKGQYDKLERYTPASTYKRNALLINLTILLIIVVIILYYNFIINKKQKSYLPNKMVEVELKNKAN; from the exons ATGAGTAGAGATATAAGATGGAGTAGTAAGATATGCCATTtgataacaatttttattttaataattaatgttaagaatattttgataaaatgttttaatcATGAAGGGCATGAAGCAATTGGAATGGTAACTATGTCgggattaaaaaataatcaactatatgaattaaagaaaatattaaatggaAAAGATATTGTTGATATTGGAAGATGGTGTCATTtagttcataaaaaaattaaaggaGCAGAAAGTATGcattataatttacaaaataatgattgTCAAAAAGCTGTTTTTAAATgtgataatgaaaatggaTTATGCCTATTGAAttccataaaatatttttataacagATTAATGGAAACACCAAATtctaatgataaaaaaaatgagaaaGCAAATGAAGTAACAAATGGTAATTCTACAACCTCAACAAATCAAatcaattttaaatatccaaaaaatattaattttactGATTCAGATTCTTTAAAATACTTGGTATCACTAATTGCTGATATGCATCAACCATTGAGAAtttcttataaatatgacaATGGAGggaaaaatgtaaaaatatattatcgtAATAATCAAGGtaccaaaataaaaagtactttatttgaatatattgaaaatgatCTTATAAATAAGATGATCGAAAAATATCAATCATCTTGGTATAGTGGATGGACACATATTAATAGAATTTACGATCAACATAAAAAGGATGAAATGctatttaaagaaaaaggtATTGATGCAATAGAAATTTGGGCAACAGAAATAGTAAGTGATTTTTGTTACGATTTTTAtcttaataattatgtttctgattttttaacaaatgtaaataatgaattacattttaatataaataaggaAATAGAAATACAAAAAGATTTAGAGTTTCAATTTGAAAGATTAATCAgacttaatattttaaaggcTGGTTCAAGAATtgcaattatattaaatcatatatttgcTAACAAGagtttttcaaattttagaaaaatctCCGAATTGGATAAAG GGCAATATGATAAGTTGGAGAGATATACCCCCGCGTCTACATACAAGAGAAATGCATTACTCATAAATTTGACAATACTTTTAATTATTGTG gtaataatattatactaCAACttcataattaataaaaaacaaaaatcaTACCTACCCAACAAGATGGTGGAAGTTGAGTTAAAGAATAAAGCCAATTAA
- a CDS encoding ATP-dependent protease ATPase subunit ClpY, putative yields MKKLDAHKYIKLANFLNKKKQCAPFNFNYVKNKGQDKNIHNCQSSIKREALNSVEQNDNISTSSKFNEKLTTLNNATTTGCNNNNSFLSNQQKGRKHIFALSNKKYNKNDLVIKINYKTNEEMAKVHSIRSNKINNSNLEGTEFKLKKATMFMSPNAQGSSEISNHAPNNRSQRRDFEKYKSVQMNNSIDMVTNLDNTKKAQYCEYAASNNVSRNNSEEIPETERIINLTNREGNEIHCDEFENCAKVKITKENIININEIQEGKKKKYFGSEEGNNNEGEIGNDENKDNMKNEDNKNSMNNDESNKTNDKTTKKSNNKCLYPHEIVEYLNKYIIGQSEAKKVVANALRQRWRRTQLDEDMKKDVIPKNILMIGPTGVGKTEIARRISMFIDAPFIKVEATKFTEVGFHGKDVDQIIKDLVEIAVKRQKNKMETEIKEQAEEAVNNIILYSLLGSGVKEEEKQIWKKYLKEGLLDDKIINIDIPNYINNNNNMFTNDSVENAVKEALSNHQNIKSVKIIHQNMNKQNDKKTMTIKEAKQKLLQIEIDSSINQDAILKTAISSVEEEGIVFIDEIDKICSKSSSSYNGPDASAEGVQRDLLPLIEGCVINTKYGNINTNYILFIASGAFQRVKPNDMLNELQGRLPVHVNLSSLSIKDFIEILTKTHNNLLKQNIALLKTEGIDLQFTDDAIESIANAAHDMNTYIENIGVRRLHTIIEKIMEEINYDVHKNANKTIVIDKEVVKKSLEGFIKQFDLKKYII; encoded by the coding sequence atgaaaaagcTTGATGCtcacaaatatattaagctagctaattttttaaataaaaaaaaacaatgtgccccctttaattttaactatgtgaaaaataaaggacaagataaaaatattcataattgTCAAAGCTCAATCAAAAGAGAGGCACTAAATAGTGTAgaacaaaatgataatataagtaCTAGTAGcaaatttaatgaaaaattaacaacGCTTAACAATGCCACTACAACGggatgtaataataataattctttCCTTTCAAATCAACAAAAAGGAAGAAAGCATATTTTTGCATTgtcaaacaaaaaatacaacAAGAATGATTtggtgataaaaataaattataaaactaATGAAGAGATGGCAAAGGTGCATTCAATACGAtctaacaaaataaataattctaaTTTAGAAGGAACTGAATTTAAATTGAAAAAGGCTACTATGTTTATGAGTCCCAATGCTCAAGGTAGTTCAGAAATTTCCAATCATGCACCAAACAATCGATCACAAAGACGTGATTTCGAAAAATACAAGTCAGTGCAGATGAATAATAGCATTGACATGGTCACCAATTTagataatacaaaaaaggCACAATATTGTGAATATGCTGCAAGCAATAATGTAAGCAGAAACAATTCAGAAGAAATTCCTGAAACGgaaagaataataaatttaacaaACAGAGAAGGGAACGAAATACATTGTGACGAATTTGAAAACTGCGCTAAAGttaaaattacaaaagaaaatattataaatataaatgaaatacaagaggggaaaaaaaaaaaatattttgggTCTGAAGAAGGAAATAACAATGAAGGTGAAATAggaaatgatgaaaataaagataatatgaaaaatgaagataataaaaatagtatgaaCAATGATGAaagtaataaaacaaatgataagacaacaaaaaaaagtaacaataaatgtttatatCCACATGAAATTgtagaatatttaaataaatatataataggtCAATCAGAAGCAAAAAAAGTTGTAGCAAATGCATTAAGACAAAGATGGAGAAGAACACAACTTGATGAAGATATGAAAAAAGATGTAattccaaaaaatatattaatgattGGACCAACAGGTGTAGGTAAAACTGAAATAGCTAGACGTATATCTATGTTTATAGATGCACCATTTATTAAAGTAGAAGCAACAAAATTTACAGAAGTTGGATTTCATGGAAAAGATGTAgatcaaattattaaagaTTTAGTTGAAATTGCCGTcaaaagacaaaaaaataaaatggaaacaGAAATAAAAGAACAAGCAGAAGAAGctgttaataatattatattatattcccTTTTAGGTAGTGGTGTAAAAGAGgaagaaaaacaaatatggaaaaaatatttgaaggAAGGATTATTagatgataaaattattaatatcgATATaccaaattatataaataataataataatatgtttacTAATGATTCAGTTGAAAATGCTGTAAAAGAAGCATTAAGTAATcatcaaaatattaaaagtgtaaaaataatacatcaaaatatgaacaaacaaaatgataaaaaaacaatgaCAATTAAAGAagcaaaacaaaaattattacaaataGAAATTGATTCATCTATTAATCAAGATGCAATTCTTAAAACAGCTATAAGTTCAGTTGAAGAAGAAGGAATAGTATTTATTGATGAAATTGATAAGATATGTTCTAAGTCTTCGTCATCTTATAATGGTCCAGATGCAAGTGCGGAAGGAGTTCAACGAGATTTATTACCATTGATTGAAGGATGtgttataaatacaaaatatggaaacataaatacaaattatattttatttattgcaTCGGGAGCTTTCCAAAGAGTCAAACCAAATGATATGCTAAATGAATTACAAGGAAGATTACCTGTACATGTAAATTTATCAAGCTTGTCTATAAAAGATTTTATTGAAATATTAACGAAAAcccataataatttattaaaacaaaatatcgCTTTACTAAAAACGGAAGGTATTGATCTTCAATTTACAGATGACGCAATTGAATCTATTGCAAACGCTGCACATGATATGAATACCTACATCGAAAATATTGGTGTTCGTCGATTGCATAcaattattgaaaaaattatggaaGAAATTAATTATGACGTCCATAAAAATGCTAACAAGACAATAGTCATTGATAAAGAGGTTGTTAAGAAATCTCTCGAAGGATTTATCAAGCAGTTTGACTTGAAGAAGTACATCATTTAG
- a CDS encoding ribosomal protein L35, apicoplast, putative has translation MKFWFYNIIFLFFMLKISKCLTWFNDKNKPRLCLTTLYNNNILTKKKKKFFNISPQASLQLKKYEFAHKSMNVNSKNMLNKNNLLKNLFFLNFKTCAYKNWGTNSFVLFVRGCTNVKPKTNKSIAKRFKITKNGKLIRKKCGGSHMLRKRTSSNRTALRKRTVIASNKIANKYKSVIFK, from the coding sequence atgaagttttggttttataatattatattcttattttttatgttaaaaatttcaaaatGTTTGACATGGTTTAACGACAAAAATAAACCCAGGCTATGTTTAACTACGTtgtataacaataatatattaacaaaaaaaaaaaaaaaattttttaatatttcccCACAAGCAAGtttacaattaaaaaaatatgaatttgCACATAAAAGTATGAATGTAAATTCCAAGAATATgctaaacaaaaataaccttttaaaaaatttattctttttaaattttaaaacatgtgcatataaaaattgggGTACAAAttcttttgtattattCGTTCGTGGATGCACTAATGTAAAAccaaaaacaaataaatcaatTGCAAAAAGGtttaaaataacaaaaaatggaaaattaataagaaaaaaatgtggtGGAAGTCATATGCTTAGAAAAAGAACTTCATCAAATAGAACAGCACTCAGAAAGAGAACTGTTATAGCCTCGAATAAAATAGCCAACAAGTACAAGAGTGTAATTTTTAAGTAA
- a CDS encoding translation initiation factor SUI1, putative, whose protein sequence is MFKNKVTLSNKNFLGNKDRKKLAIILKSTFNIENDEDINELLDKEDSSICKVQKKKITIYFSKNNPVLVSINNIIFPTVYTLWKFPRIIPCFVIYPPASEFLLRGADLMIPGICKNIDDLDKLKPGVIWGVRVFNNPYIFAVGECCVEYNNNMKNLYTSKGKCLKLVHTFTDELWKLGSLDIPDISFKNKIIDSVENIVDDFSEFKIYGENNKNVKKKNNNKINNDIKVEEKKKEKKDEKGKFGWSSDSDTSEVNKSDAENVTEKEDEKTHKGSSNERYLANFYKHFDIILKNKNKEKNSQSELKPNNSNTGTAITASNNHSDKREYVHDLNSMGNDVNLSKENHINKEDNWEDLEESIPSVNNKNSILSEIEDDNFKSEREEPIFSGDENCINKEKDIITDQSDSNKNLKNKKQRNKKNKNVGKKKDKHEHNDDDYSNDENEGENKINEYDRHNNKNCNNIFELNTEQHDKLLLYLFLESIYYITDDSLPIDVSGIYSKMTKECSYIHKNKVFLDDLENDNVPYEIIKKINKKEINILLDIKKSSYKKLIKFIQHCSKIKLIKIKENRNIVSIVNINKNHSLFSSYKSMDINDKKKCDNENSKNENTVSNSKGAQVLEFYMPSTKTLNIFKHIDKKTEKNTYFTIKELREIFHAYITLNNLQSDKDKRLIKINNDIQAFLSPEKCDNMLPYDIAVNKFISLQQPCYAIVKPNANFDIDPIKIIKGVCPSIHIYSVARMKGKKYVTHITNLYLFYVDLQKFSEQIQKQLACSCSIVISLSTQKEEVLVQGNVVNQIHTILINNYFLPRKYIVLNVK, encoded by the exons ATGTTCAAAAACAAAGTAAcattatcaaataaaaacttCCTGGGTAACAAAGATCGAAAAAA actagccataattttaaaaagcaCATTTAAcattgaaaatgatgaagataTTAATGAATTATTAGACAAAGAAGATTCAAGCATTTGTAAAGTacaaaagaagaaaattactatatatttttcaaagaATAATCCTGTTTTAGTCagtattaataatataatttttccaaCAGTTTATACCCTATGGAAATTTCCACGTATAATTCCGTGTTTTGTCATATATCCACCTGCTTCTGAATTTTTACTAAGAGGGGCAGATTTAATGATTCCAGGaatatgcaaaaatatagatgaTTTAGATAAACTTAAACCTGGCGTAATATGGGGTGTCAGAGTTTTTAATaatccatatatttttgcagTAGGAGAATGTTGTgttgaatataataataatatgaaaaatttatatacctCAAAAGGTAAATGCTTAAAATTAGTTCACACATTTACTGATGAATTGTGGAAATTAGGCTCCCTTGATATACCAGATAttagttttaaaaataaaattatagatTCTGTAGAAAATATAGTTGACGATTTTAGTGagtttaaaatatatggagaaaataacaaaaatgtaaaaaagaaaaataataataaaattaataatgatattaaagtagaagaaaaaaagaaagaaaagaaaGATGAAAAGGGAAAATTTGGATGGTCTTCTGATTCTGATACATCTGAAGTTAATAAAAGCGACGCAGAAAATGTAACAGAAAAGGAAGATGAAAAAACACATAAAGGTTCGTCTAACGAAAGATATTTAGCAAATTTTTACAAGCattttgatataatattgaaaaataagaataaagagaaaaataGTCAGAGTGAATTAAAACCGAACAACTCCAATACAGGTACAGCCATCACTGCTAGTAATAATCACTCTGATAAAAGGGAATATGTGCATGATCTTAATTCTATGGGCAATGATGTAAATTTAAGTAAAgaaaatcatataaataaagaagacAATTGGGAAGATCTTGAAGAATCAATACCAagtgtaaataataaaaattctatATTATCTGAAATTGAAGAtgacaattttaaaagCGAAAGGGAAGAACCAATTTTTAGTGGAGAtgaaaattgtataaataaagaaaaagacaTAATTACTGACCAAAGtgatagtaataaaaacttgaaaaataaaaaacaaagaaataaaaaaaataaaaatgtaggaaaaaaaaaagacaagCATGAACATAATGATGATGATTATTCAAATGATGAGAATGAAGgggaaaacaaaataaatgaatatgacagacataataacaaaaattgtaataatatattcgaATTAAATACTGAACAACATGATAAActtttattgtatttatttcttgaatcaatttattatattacaGATGATAGTTTACCAATTGATGTTTCAGGAATTTATAGCAAAATGACAAAAGAATGTTCATACATtcacaaaaataaagtatttCTCGACGATcttgaaaatgataatgtaccttatgaaataataaaaaaaattaataaaaaagaaataaatatattattagatatcaaaaaatctagttataaaaaattaataaaatttattcaacattgttcaaaaataaaattaataaaaattaaagaaaacCGAAATATTGTCTccattgtaaatataaataaaaaccattctttattttcttcatataaatctatggatataaatgataaaaaaaaatgtgataatgaaaatagtaaGAATGAAAATACAGTGTCAAATAGTAAAGGGGCACAAGTACTAGAATTTTATATGCCTTCAACAAAaactttaaatatatttaagcatatagataaaaagacagaaaaaaatacttattttactataaaagaattaagagaaatatttcatgcatatattactttaaataatttacaatcagataaagataaaaggttaataaaaataaataatgatatacaAGCATTTTTATCACCAGAGAAATGCGATAATATGTTACCATATGATATTGctgttaataaatttatttccttACAACAACCTTGTTATGCTATAGTGAAACCAAATGCTAATTTTGATATTGAtccaataaaaataataaaaggtGTATGTCCatctatacatatttattccGTTGCTCGAAtgaaaggaaaaaaatatgtaacaCACATAACTAacctttatttattttatgtagaTCTTCAAAAATTTTCTGAACAAATACAAAAACAGCTAGCTTGTTCATGTTCTATCGTAATTTCACTTTCAACACAAAAAGAGGAGGTATTAGTACAAGGAAATGTAGTCAATCAAATTCACACAATtctaattaataattattttttacctcgaaaatatattgtcttaaatgttaaataa
- a CDS encoding proteasome activator 28 subunit beta, putative, with protein sequence MEGLVSKIDKIDPSDPKIKEEYNKFKCDITKQTIESLKERIPERIIFFNNLVNVNSEPGTILNVNDLDSTSYKYKIEKLEENARKKAKVNKSDKNDDDDTHIKNFPNNEDSKIIVNDQLVYTHYVPSHKQIYNELEKIKSYASELIEMIGNIKLWIQLNVPRIEDGNNFGVGIQEEAIQELARVEESAFNLYDAIVKYYIERAKISTKVIKYPNVVDYQEAIREIDEKEWIHIKITIIDMRNNYIMLYDLLCKNWEKVVKPKNEDAHNRMTF encoded by the coding sequence ATGGAGGGCCTTGTAAgtaaaattgataaaattgaCCCATCAGACcctaaaataaaagaagaatataataaatttaaatgtgATATAACAAAACAAACTATAGAATCATTAAAAGAAAGAATACCAGaaagaataatattttttaataatttagtaAATGTAAATTCAGAACCTGGAACAATATTAAATGTAAATGATTTAGATAGTACatcttataaatataaaatagaaaaattagaagaaaatgcaagaaaaaaagcgaaagtaaataaatcagataaaaatgatgatgatgatacacatataaaaaatttcccaaataatgaagataGTAAAATTATTGTAAATGATCAATTAGTGTATACTCATTATGTACCATCacataaacaaatttataatgaattagaaaaaataaaatcttATGCATCAGAACTTATTGAAATGattggaaatataaaattatggaTACAGTTAAATGTACCCAGAATAGAAGATGGTAATAATTTTGGTGTTGGAATTCAAGAAGAAGCAATTCAAGAATTAGCGAGAGTTGAAGAAAGtgcatttaatttatatgatgctattgttaaatattatatcgAACGAGCAAAAATATCAACAaaagttataaaatatcCAAATGTTGTGGATTATCAAGAAGCTATTAGAGAAATTGATGAAAAAGAATGGATCCACATTAAAATTACAATTATAGATATgagaaataattatattatgctTTATGATTTGTTATGTAAAAATTGGGAAAAAGTAGTTAAACCCAAAAATGAGGATGCTCATAATAGAATGACTTTTTAA